The nucleotide window atattttactaTACCGCAGAGTAGACTTTCTGAACTCGGGAGACTTCTGTTTCTTGATTGATAACTAGTGTGGTGAAAACTTCAAGAACTTGTTTCAGGCAAATTGCTCTTTAACCGAGAGAGACTTACTAATGGTGTGGGCCCAACAGTCTCTTGTCAACCCattgacattaaaacaaaacaaacacacgcatATTTGCCATAAGGGAAATTCCGAGGCGAGAATCAATACCAGTGCAAGACCAAACATCAACACATTAAACACTCACTGTCAATTAGCGGGCCAATGGCGTGGCAAGTGTCTGCAGTCTAACCATGGTCTAACATGGTCTAACCTACTTAGGTCGTACTTGATAATTAGCACACCAAAGTGACTGGGCAACAAAGTGGAAAATCAAACAAACTCGCCACATACAAAGCACAGCTGTGtaatggtggaaatacaatttaAGTGCATATTACATATTTTGTAAtgttaaaagaaacaaataccATATACACTTACAAGAAAGGTTAGTAGAACGACCATGTCCCATTCAGTGTCAtgaagctgttcagcagaaatgtttctgctcagcaaattgcTTGACTATGTTAGAAATGAACCGGGTACCGGTGGCGGTAGCTGTTaagtattttggctggaaatatttttttgataaacaaaagtgtgttgtgcttagcatatttGTGTTTGGAGacgttatgaaattgggcctattACTGGTGAGCCCGGTGCTTTTATGAATGAGAAAATATAGATCTTTAACATTTTGACACCAAGAATTAAACGATTCTGCGTTCAAAATAAAGAGCGCCACCGAGTGTTTCACCACAGAGAGGGCCACGTGAAAACGAAGCAATTTTGCGTTTTAGTTGTTGAAGTGCACTATTACCGGAAGGAAAGGCTACGATTTTCTCAGCATGACTTAAACTTCCACGTGATTTATATCTTTGGCTTCAGAAGTGCAACTTGCATTGTTGACAATGTAACAAGACTCAGAAAAAATCCATTTTAGAAATTGTATTCAATCTTTTCTCACCAACAGAAAACTCGCCATCTTCCAAACACGCTCAGCCACACGAGTTCTGGTTCGTGACCGGGATGTCCTGAAATGGTTGGTCCTGATTGTTGTCGTGCTGTCCGGGTACCTGGCCGCATGGACCGCCTTCTCTGTTCAGAATGTCAAGAACTGCAACGTTGATGTTGTGGACGTAAGAATAGCAGAAGACGGGATGAAGTTCAGTGTGTGTTTGATGGAGTGGTGGGACTATGTTATTGAAATAAGTGAGTAGGCCCTGGTGAAGTTGTCATGATTCGCTATAGAATAATATCCCCAATTTAGTTTGATTGACCCCACTTACAGTGCAGAACtacacattttcatttgggGGTGGGGGCTATGTATCTaatcatagaccttatcgcaaatactcggtacgcacGCTTTGGgcatggaatgaggtgcatgctggtctagctagcaatcaaGTTTGAATGCTAGCTTGACCAGCACACACCTCATCCAACAGTTAGCTCTTGCACTTGCACTATGGGAATTTTTGAAAAGGTGTATTAATAAGTGAATTTGTTATCTCATTTAGGGTAAGTGAATTTGTTATCTCATTTGGGGTCAGAGAGGGGGTGGGCATCTGAGTGGGGCGGGAAAGGTTCTGAttcttaggggggggggggctgcttTATTCGTTAATTACATATTTGGCTATATTGAAATGGTAGTACTACACAGATCCTGGGTACCCAGTTATGGGAGTCCTAAGATACGACTACTGGTACCCAGTTATGGGAGTCCTAAGATACGACGACTGGTACCCAGTTATGGGTGACCTATTAGAGACAACTACTGGTACCCAGTTATGGGTGTCCTAAAAGATGTCTACTAGTACCCAGTTATGGGTGTCCAACAGGCTGGTAGAACCAGGGCTGTGTTTATcgagagagttgcgacatggtGGGACCAGTGTTCTTCGGTCACAATATGTTTGCTCGTgcaggaaggaagagaaggagctcgaacaaAGTGACTTCAAAattcgaacccgtggtaccgcggtcgtttaacgacacctcgtaatcacccacataccttacacacacagtgggcgacctggcgtatgtgagtttgcgcgtgcgcacttggttcttcacgcAACTATGGCgttgtatgtcgtatggatataataaagaaaaaactaattttttgagacctgatcaATTTTGTGTGCGCTTTCGCCCACCAAAACGATATGCTTTGATAGCAATATGCTatatttccatgtaaacaccacaaacAGTAAATGAAGAAGTGTATaattattcacaattcttgtctccaatgattcaactttacacgaaggcaatggtgcagagtggcggtaccacaccttctgtacaaagagatctaaccGCGCTCACTAATCGGCCGTCCTGCAGGAAGTCTCCTATCTTTTTTGACTGATCAGACAAgggcattgtcagggttttCTTTAGTTACTCTGCGATTTGGCGGGCCGTtcaagctccttctcttccttcctccaagGGTTGCTGTATGCCATTTTCTGTCCAAATGAAGCACAGcccaatgggcagactagtcttGCACCCTGTATTCACAAGTAGGTTTTATTGACACAAAATGGCTTCTCATCACaagttgtcgcaactctctcacaGGCCTGGATTTtgatctttgaaagggcaaggccattttccttTTTCAAAGGGCGCTTCCTTAAATCTTTAAGtatattggaaacttttgaaggggcaccaaggccaagaccagtaCAGGGGAAACGGACGCCATGGCttttgtgtaattccaggcctccCCTTAATATACGGATCTGGAGTTAATCACACACTGttggacttgcaattacaatgTTGAGGATCCATGTCTggttcctttaataataataataataataataataataataatatgaaacatttatatagcgctctacggagaacagagcgctttacatgagactatgacaacaaaacaaaagaaaaacaaacaaactaggatgggtgggaaaaaagaaatgtcttgaggagtcttttgaatacaggcaacaAGATCACCTCTCTCAGACCCGCggggagctcattccataggcgaggggcagctatggagaatgagctatccccagctttccgtctagttctaggaacggaaagccgggtctgatcagctgatgagcGGAGTCGTTGCCTGTATTCATTGACATCTGGTTACTCATTCCGGAATTGCAATTCATAAACAAAAGACACagataaacacatcaacaaaccaGGGATTAAAATGACTAAGCAAGGacaaattatgttaaaaaaGGGGGCACTGACCCATGATGAAGGTGACTTCCTAAAGTACCCTCATCCTTCTTGTCTTTAAGATATTAATGACAATTTCAAGGTTTTTCTGATTAGGGGCCTGACATAATAGCTATAATAAATACATCATTGATAAAGGATTCTTGTTTTGGTCCACGATTAACTGAGTATAATTATACCATAGTACACTCAGTGATTTCCCGAGTAttgcagaaaaaaagaaaacaaaaaccaaacaacaacACAAGCAAACTACAAGGGCTTGAAATTAAGCAAAATGCTTTGTTCCTGTACCTACGGACAGACACTACAAATGTTTGACTATTACATGTACGACGTTAGAGAACGCCTGTTgtactttctgttgttcctgtattgaagccatccctattggttttgtacacaaatgactagtgaggacccatgaaaacaaagaaccgacTATTGAGGACCTATTGTCCCTATTGAAAAATGTCCTCGAAGGGTAGGCCATACAAACccacaaacaccccaacaacaCTAACGTGTATAAATATGTAGGAACTAAGGCAAAACACCCGCTAGTAATAATACTTTTCATTCATTACTTAAGGGTTTGCTGACCAATTAAACTAGGTACCACCTTGGGGATAGACACAGCTAAAACTTCCTCACTCATAACACTAAGTTACATGAAATCTTCTTTCCACAGTTGAGTTTCTGTTTTTGCTGTTTGGAATCTACCTGTGTTACTCAGTCCGTGCAGCACCAAGTGAATTTCACGAGACTCGCTACATCAGCATAGCTATATATAACGAAACGATCTTCTCTTCTTTTCTCTACGTTTCTAGGTAAGGAATTCTTGCAGGGTTTAAACAGATTTTCTTGGAGTTAATttgaattaaagggaaggtacactattggcaattgtcatagaccagtgttctcacttggtgtatctcaacatatgcataaaataacaaacctgtgaaaatttgagctcaattggtcatcgaagttgggagaaaatgatgaaagaaaagccacccttgttggacgaatttgtgtgctttcagataagaataaaatacttctagctcgaagtcttttaatattttagtgagaaattacctctttttcaaaaactacgttacttcagagggagtcgtttcccacaatgttttatactatcaacagctctccaatgctcgccccaagtcagtttttaagttaatatttgttttgagtaaataccaaacgtgtaccttccctttaagcagcaAAACCtgaaaaagttttgaaaaaaaaaaaaaaaaggcactcGAACAAAGACactgacaaaattgggagacagCCAagatagggctagatagctcagtggGTAAAGCGTCagtcattggttcaagtcccactgtaatcaatttgtctttgtctaAGTCTAAATCATGAAGCAAAAGTGGCACATCTTACTTGAATAACTCTTCAATTTGTATGGAAATTAtgtcacaaaatgtaaaatttcccATATGCCCAGAAAGGCTCTGGAATGAACAACGCCACTCAATTTGCATAACAAAGGTTACATGTGTATCCATGTACAGAGATTTTTGGACCAGCTCTTAGGAATTAATTTATGAGAGatgtgttaattttttaaatgtcttgCCAACAACATACCATACTGCACTGACAGGAATACTCACAGTTAACAAACTAGAAGGTTGTTTGTATTACTCGGTGGAATGAGATTGcagtaatattaaaaaaacaaaccataaaTAAGGGTTTTTGTTCAAACTTTTTACTGTGACTAGCCCCAAAAACATAACGGGGGTGAGACTATTCAATTAATGTATAAAACCATTCATTGCTCAAGTTTAAGGGGCAAAGGAGTGGGAGGAACCTCTAGCCGTACCCCTGGCCACTTCTGGTCACGCCACTTGTCCATGTGACAGCTTGGTGTTGTAGCAGCTTTGTTCTTTTTATCCAGAACTCAGATCAGAGCGTTGTGGGTTTGAGGCATGTCTGAATCAAaaactcaattttgttttgagcagAACGAATTAAGCTCATACACACAATACAAGCAATAAGCCTGCCTAGCTCATTAGACTTGAACAAAGGCCTGCCCTTAGCCgtctcatggaggtagaaatagatttccTCCATGGCCGTCTTAACAAGCTAGGGCCTTTCCCACACCTCAGCTTTGGCTCTCCGGCTCAGGCTTAGGCTCCGCGCGCTGCGTACATAGCCTGAGCCTAAgctgaggtttgagaaaggcccctaaAATGTAATCTAGGCTGGAAAAGCAAATAGTTTGGTCCCATTTGGGTTTGAAGAGACTTGGTATACATAGTCCTCTTAAAATACAGGGAACAGTACAAAAATCGTGGTTGCATAATAAATGAAATTGCTGGAGAACATATAATCCATTGCCatatttattattcaaattgATAAACATAcattaaatataatttaatttgatttatctTCAGACATTTCGTGTGGGGCAAGGTAGCCCCTGATTGGATATACCTCACGTACTTCCTTCGCTCTCAGCTGACGACCACCGTTATGCTAGCGCTCATCTTTATTCCAAAGGTATGATTAGTAAGCCTGGGctactagtgaaatttactaatTGACTAGTCCCGCCTCAATTAGTTGAGACCTCAACACCAGTCGCGACTAATTTgcgactaatttttaattcccgGGATGCATTCCTGCATATTGTATATAGTTAATAAAATTCTTACAGAAAAGATTAAAGGATTTTGtaactgatgtctgattgtgtgtCGTAAGTGAATTATGTTGTAGGGAAAAGTCGTGAATGACACACCAAGCAGGTAGGGGCAACTATATTTGTAGGTTAGGTGTGACGACACGATTAACCGAAAAACAGTAGTTGCGACTCAACTACGCAATCAAGAGTCGCGACTACAACACAACTCCcaatagtcgcccaggcttaatgATTAGCAAAAATAAAGGATAAATGGGATAAAAAGAGCAAGGCTTGTGCGTGTCGTGGCGGAGTGACtaagaacaccagactcaagcgCTGGTCTgtgtcctggtcttgacacttgtgtccttgtgtGAGATACTTGCTTTgtcttcagatgggacattaaaGCCATAGGTCACATGTACTAAGATTGGGAGCGCTTGTAATCGAACCCAGAAAATAGTACGGGTTTGTCTTGGTGTTTTTggtcacatagcaagcacccttgtttacaggtttcctcaggcttgcaagctacagtgattgaGTTCACTTATGAAACATCCTTGATTTCATTACCACATAATATGAAAAAATTATAACGAGTCTAAAATCAATTTGTGTATGATTAGAATCAAGGGAATAAAGAAAAAATGCACACCAATTTCTCCTGAGTTGGCTGGTTTGGTAGCATTTTATTGTACAACTCTATTGTTTGGATTTTTAGCTTGGGCATAATCGATTCAATTTTGCCCACAGATTTCATCTAGTCCACAGTTTGGGTAAAAATAACTTTATATTCTATGTTCTACTTTATATTTGTAGAAAAGATACAGCAGAATTTGTTCAAATCGAACTTGCAAATAAATTCTTACCCGTGTGGTATCCTTTCCAACAGTCTTCCTAATTTGcagtcatttttacaaaaaattggTTGACTTTCATTTTTGTCTTCACCATCCTAGATAAAGGTAATTCATAAGCTGTTGCATGACGAGTCATTCAGAGAGCGTGTCAACTCACGTGTCGTGTATGATGGCAAGTGGCATAACTCCTTCCGTCGGCCAAACTCTAGTTCCTCCAACATGAACAATGATCACAACTTCAGTCCGGAAGATGTCAGGGTATGTGTTCATGATCATCAACTGTTCACTTTTCACTCTAAAAAGAACAAAGGAAACAAAACTTGCTTATAATACTTCCCTGCAGTAGTAAAGTTAACAACGAGAAGTTCCCTCGATCCAAGTGAAAGTAGTAGTTCTGGcaaattttctaccttctgccaAGGTAGTAGTTTTAAGCagagcagttcttttcagaactgagaagtctcctgcaTTACAATAATTACTCTGCGGTATTAGAGAAGTCTCCGAATTGGGACCAGTCATCAACCCAATAAATAGAGGTTAGTATTAATTAAGACGTCTATTTTTCTTTACTTGAAGGAGGAACTCAAACGTCTTTACACTCAACTCGAGGTCTACAAGACAAAGTCTCTACGCATCGACAACCCTCATCTGCCATCCAAAAAGAAGAGCGGAGTGTCCAAGTGGCGGGCACCACGCCGTTTCTCCCGGGGCTACAGCCTGCGTACCCACAGCGGTCACTCGGAGAGCGAGCGGTCATCTGAAATCGCCAGGAGTAACGAGAGTTTGGGGAAAGCAGTCGAGCTTCACGACTACCGAGTCAATCACGTCGAACCAGGTGACCAATCACATTGCAGCAGCCAGAAATGGCTTTGTCAGCAATGACAGAAAATTGAGCTGTAAAAATCATACACATTATATTCTATGCTCAAGCTGATTTTGAAAATTTATACCGAATCTTTTAGACTTCATTTGCAATATTGAGAATGAGCAAATGGTGTAATGCAAATCTCCACCTAGATATTATGTGGACCTTGGTTATCTGACTGAAAAACTGGCTCCACACTATTTTGCCAGCCAGACTGCCTCAAAGGTATCTACTGGGCTACatcctcgctaccatgggcagcgcgccgtatcacgctagctctgcgtacgtctctaacccctgggagggaaactctgATCCGTGTCgttgattggctatcatatacgcGCAAAATAAAAAACGCTGTGCGTCTTCAAAAAGCTCTATACGCCGAAACGCGTgtgtataaagatgtacgtattcacgttttttgtcatgcaacactgaacgccaaggcaagtttaggacttttattacacacagcgcatccacGCCCAACATAAAACGAATCAACaacaggactaattgtaatatcccttatatttggCTATTTTGGCGTTACACTTCCAGAGGTTATGAtggagcaaggcatgctggaaaaaaatggcgcggcgagatcgatcacccctgggaacgaggttgactGGGCTAGCATTAGTGCATGGGTTTCTTCTGTTTGTACAGGTTGTATTATGTAGAAACCCCATGACTTGTGCGCAGTGGACTTAACCTCCACACAGACTGCTGTGGTAGTACGTGTATGTGAAAGGAGCTATAGTTACCATGGTTTTAAGGTGAAAAATTGGGTAAAAGTTAAGGTTACCTGTATGAATATTGGCATccttaaattatttcaaaaatctCAATAAAATATCATATCCTTTGTTTTGACTTGTGTTTTGAAATCTCAATTAACTTGAGCATGGAAcatatctttaaaggcactgaacactattggtacttacttgatgagcaatggagagctgttagtataaaccattgtgagaaacggctccctctgaagtaacatattctgggaaagaagtaatttctcactaaaatatttgaaaagaattcaagacctcagctgaggtctcgaattcaagcgtctgaaagcacacaacttgtgtgacaaggatgttttttcttccattgttcccctcgcaacctcgacgaccaattgagttcaaattttcacaggtttgttattttatgcatatgtcgagatactcccaagtaagaaaactggtctctgacaattaccaaaggtgtccagtgcctttcagatCTAAACCATGGCTATAGTAAAATATCTGTAAATAATAGTTCTAACTAATAAAAAGGAATAGCCATGTGTGCGCACAACAGTAtagtttatattatatttataaccAAAGTCCAGTGTATAAATTCAAGCATGttcatttacatatttcattTCATATGGTACAggaattttcaaaattttatcTTCTAAGAACAACTGAAACTTTTTGGAAAATAAGTTATGTACAGACCAATTGACACAGCTCAACTGTGCAATACTTTTTGTTAAATTGCATTGAAAATCCAGGCCACAGTTCATAGAGCTACACTATAAATAGAAGAAAAAGACTTTGCTGAGCGTAACTTTCATTTGTGATATCAAGCTCTAAAGAATATGACACCAAAACAATGGCACATCTGGGCACAATAATGTTTGTCTTAGAGCTACTGGGGtgtatttcacaaaggtagtcctaacttaggactagtcctaggcaatgctaagagataggaccagtcctaagttaggagggaccagtaactcatcctaacttaggactggtcctttctcttagcattgcctaggactagtcctaagttaggactacctttgtgaaatccacccctgggcctAACAAAGAAGGTACCAAAGAAAACAGCAGAAACATTAAAGCAGCCAAAATAACTTGTGGTGCTGAGTTATTTTGACGGATTTCCCGGGAGAATTTTGCTCAGAAGATAAAGTTATCTTTTCATAGCTCTATGTAATTTGGCCAATGAGATTTGAATCACAGCGTGTATTGCGGACAACATTAAGCGTCTTAAAGCGATTACTAATTGATGGCAGAGAAGTTTGAAAAactttttcataaaataaaaaataagtcacttatttttttatatacaagCACAATATATTAGATTTCCCTGGCAACAGTGGATGAGGTGTTGTTTGTTAATGTGTGATagagaacaaaaaaatatacttCAGCGAGAAAAAGGGAGTAAATGTTGAATTTAGAGCAAAAAAGTCTagaataaaattgtaaattattgCGCGTGTCATTGATCAGTGAAGTTTGATTAACTGTTAAGGAATCTAATGCgtattattaaaattatattaTAGTTAGTAATTGGTGAGATAATGAGTACAAAGAATACTTTGATAtccttaaatatttgaaaacaaaatgagcatTTGAGGATTTAAGCATAACATGATTTGCTTTGAGTTTGCGTTCACAAGCCCTAGAAGTTTAAACTAGCCTTTCTGTACGCATTACGGGAAAGCTCTATTAAAGAATTTCTGAGTTTGGCTACAAAGACGCAGaaaatatacatattttttacattGAACTACATGGTTTATTTAACTTACATGTAATGGTTTAGCAGTAAATCTGTCCTGAGCAGtcagcagccctactggttGTGCATGAATTAGTTCCACTGTTTGGTAAAGTatagataacaggtgtgagttgccagaggaAAAGGATGTTCTATTCTAGCCgctttctttaatggagcttacCTTTAACAGTTTTATAGACTAAGCAAAGGTCAAGCCTTTACTAACTTCGATTCAACAATACTATAGACCTTTaacacgctgtcaccatcttggtcatgttccctgtttccaataacagtaatgaatgcctACTCATTGCGCATGCCACcaaactattattttgttcagcctcagtttggttacaatgagttggaatggagtaaaatcaagatgaccacaccgtgatcaAGGTCTATATCTCTTATACTCTTACTCATACGATATTTGTTtatacttgtttatgcctctgatgaagaaggtccggtttggatcgaaagctaaggccatctaccgtACTCATCTTATACTCCTAATAATATTGGATTTCATTTGAATGAGGTCAGAGGTATTCACAAATTCAAACGGAACTTAAAGGTCAGTTTTTCCCCCGACTAATGAGATCTGGGATAGCATCCAGATCATAATTATACAAATTATGTGACTTTGCAGTTTTGTAAGCATTCAAGCATGGATTTAAGATTCCTAATATTGAAAACTTCATGTTTAAATATAACCTTTTTTATATCAACTCGGACAAAAAGTTTTATATGTTAATTGTACTTTTAgaaagtttgaagaaaattatCACATATCAGTTACCGGTTTACATTTTACAAGTCAAGAAGGGCGTGTAAAGGAATATTAGGGGCTACAAATACATATAGGCTTATTAGGAGATTGTTTCATTTATGCACATacagtttttttcaaaatggccacatAATGTTTCAACCTTGCAGAAGTgattttttaaagtgattttgCTAACGTAGCAATTCTGCACTTAACCTTCAAACTTGACCATATCATAACAAATTACTTAACCTCATACATGTTTTCCCACCTTTTTAACTCATTCAAAGAAATCAATTAAATACTTGCACCTTTTCAAAGTAACCATTAGGTTTAGTCATATCACCACAGCAagtttacaacaaaaaagagaacaaattaTGTATTTGAATGATTAACGGACTGAAATTAGATGGCGCTATAAACTAGAATTAAGGACctttgataaatttgttttcttaaaaaatatgCATTCATACTCTAAGAAAGTAAATAGTTCACCCTTCATGGTTTGGGCTGGTTCAGTCCAGTTCTAACCAGTTTGAAGCAGTAATAACAGCAGCAAACTAAACACTTCTAGtggaacaatttgtttttccttaaaAACAGCGACTGAAGGGTTATCtccatatatacatgtactacgGAACATATTTCAAACACAAACAAGACTTTATATTGCTACAAATTGCTAACCATAAAATTACGACCAACAAGTAATTCACTTGACCAAGTTAATAAGtcaatataattgttttacATATATTGTTAAGTATAAATGTTAAATCTAAATTTCTCATTGTAGTACAGTGTATATAACTTTTACAAAAATCTTCAAGAAAGGATTGTTTTGTTATCTGAATTTATTGTTGTATTGATTATTGTGTTTATCTATCTTATTGTCCGCCACTCCTGTAACATGTACAATTCTTCTACGATAGTTTGATGAAAGTGTAAAAGGATGGGTAAAGGATGTTCTAGTTTAGATGGAGGGATGAACATTAAAAGGTTGTATCTTTGACccaagggccttgtcacacaaggcaatttttttgcaggcaactaaaaaggccttgtcacacaggGCCGTTTTTACAGAGCAAGTTGGAGGGCCCCAAATTTAGTCGACACATGATTGAACACTGACTAGCAACGTACTTGTGCAGTGACGCACGCATCCGAAAGACTCCTTTGAAAGTCTAGTCAACCATTGGTACCACAgtattcaacactccattgccttcagcgttttcgctatagtgtcacCTGTTCCATTCTGCGCTTTTGTGTGTTAG belongs to Asterias rubens chromosome 6, eAstRub1.3, whole genome shotgun sequence and includes:
- the LOC117291126 gene encoding probable G-protein coupled receptor 158, which produces MTGALMVVVFKYKNLKVINCDSPWMLIVVLLGGFLLYSELVAMFFHPSVVVCFMQRWLRGWGFAIAYGMLVLKIYRKLAIFQTRSATRVLVRDRDVLKWLVLIVVVLSGYLAAWTAFSVQNVKNCNVDVVDVRIAEDGMKFSVCLMEWWDYVIEIIEFLFLLFGIYLCYSVRAAPSEFHETRYISIAIYNETIFSSFLYVSRHFVWGKVAPDWIYLTYFLRSQLTTTVMLALIFIPKIKVIHKLLHDESFRERVNSRVVYDGKWHNSFRRPNSSSSNMNNDHNFSPEDVREELKRLYTQLEVYKTKSLRIDNPHLPSKKKSGVSKWRAPRRFSRGYSLRTHSGHSESERSSEIARSNESLGKAVELHDYRVNHVEPGDQSHCSSQKWLCQQ